In Microbacterium maritypicum, the following are encoded in one genomic region:
- the mpaB gene encoding daptide biosynthesis RiPP recognition protein has product MTRDEEGAVDIERVGARALREWITGVRDQHTRVYLVDVGASARNLDAVTSKDDVMLLPTGSDPYRGPATAVHYNGALRDPGDELFFGERGVELQDYSAAEFVQIVGPTAVCFFDESSWRAFLDDAELARRTGIFPSTLLDPRILLADRRALADPRGLETPSAIRLSSDGRVSIGVRGADIGHVDDLPAVLTIPLPGVAAWDDIAPRDVLLADLANREWIGRYLQATDLMKMLRLANGAARITGFGWSLVDDNLSDAEPPIRDPFLLEMADGFILADPTTLRRQLLSPMTAAVVAVAQTSSTLALAAERVARKLGISVSEAETLCRAALAALGVHSGRRAAAAPRPTGVDA; this is encoded by the coding sequence ATGACGCGCGACGAAGAAGGGGCGGTCGATATCGAACGCGTCGGAGCCCGGGCACTGCGTGAATGGATCACCGGAGTGCGCGATCAGCACACGCGGGTGTACCTCGTGGATGTCGGAGCCTCGGCACGGAACCTGGACGCGGTGACCAGTAAGGACGACGTCATGCTGTTGCCGACAGGAAGCGATCCGTACAGAGGACCTGCCACGGCCGTCCATTACAACGGCGCACTGCGCGACCCCGGAGACGAGCTGTTTTTCGGAGAACGTGGAGTCGAACTCCAGGACTATTCGGCTGCGGAGTTCGTTCAGATCGTCGGCCCCACTGCGGTGTGCTTCTTCGATGAGTCGAGCTGGCGCGCCTTCCTCGATGACGCTGAACTCGCCCGACGGACGGGCATCTTTCCCTCGACTCTGCTCGACCCCCGGATTCTTCTCGCGGACCGCAGAGCGCTTGCCGACCCCCGCGGACTGGAGACTCCGAGCGCCATCCGCTTGAGTTCCGATGGCAGAGTGAGCATCGGTGTGCGCGGCGCCGACATCGGCCATGTCGATGACCTGCCGGCGGTACTCACGATCCCGCTTCCGGGTGTCGCCGCGTGGGACGACATCGCGCCCAGAGATGTGCTCCTCGCCGACCTCGCGAATCGGGAGTGGATCGGTCGATACCTCCAGGCGACGGATCTCATGAAGATGCTCCGGCTTGCCAACGGTGCGGCGAGAATCACGGGGTTCGGCTGGTCCCTGGTCGACGACAACCTCTCCGATGCCGAACCGCCCATCCGCGATCCATTCCTGCTCGAGATGGCAGACGGTTTCATACTGGCCGACCCCACCACACTGCGTCGCCAGCTGCTGTCGCCCATGACTGCCGCGGTGGTCGCCGTCGCCCAGACTTCCAGCACGCTCGCCCTCGCGGCTGAGCGGGTGGCGCGAAAACTCGGCATCTCTGTCTCGGAAGCGGAGACCCTGTGCCGTGCAGCCCTCGCAGCTCTCGGCGTCCACTCCGGCAGACGCGCTGCCGCCGCACCACGCCCCACGGGAGTCGACGCATGA
- the mpaD gene encoding daptide-type RiPP biosynthesis aminotransferase: protein MLPADVTFAPDRVAVGASGNRIEFADGSTRLCATSGLWNVPLGFGNAAVTEAVSRATHDASYLSLFRAPHRYAEIAAEALIELAKPSRYRRVIFSTSGGAANDAAVKLARQYWVQKGSGSRSLVVGLKGSYHGTMYGSHALSGDELHQAVYSVDRRSVRHVSHSDDGEELATLLSREGSRVASVVVEPVLGSGAYALSDAFVHRLLALREEYGFLIVADEVATGFGRTGTMFATDRWAAAPDVLILSKALTNGAMGAAALLVGHRVASEFVRGGWTFIHGETQAGTPGCSAAIVAVIEELHRIDVESVTMSLADELSQLTTRLVSDGIVTGVTGRGCFLGLELCDQDGNPLSGPEVLRVVSAVAANGVLVQPGPSSIELIPAYGFTPGELVEMDTAVRAGVAQSREISA, encoded by the coding sequence ATGCTCCCGGCCGACGTCACCTTCGCGCCTGACCGAGTGGCCGTCGGCGCGTCAGGAAACCGCATCGAGTTCGCTGACGGATCCACGCGCCTCTGTGCGACGAGCGGGCTGTGGAATGTCCCCCTCGGCTTCGGCAACGCTGCGGTGACCGAAGCGGTGAGCAGAGCGACACATGATGCCTCGTACCTGTCCCTGTTCAGAGCGCCGCACAGGTATGCGGAAATCGCGGCGGAGGCTCTCATCGAACTGGCGAAACCGAGCAGGTACCGCCGTGTCATCTTCTCGACGTCGGGCGGGGCGGCGAACGATGCCGCCGTGAAGCTGGCGCGACAGTACTGGGTGCAGAAGGGCTCCGGGTCCCGATCGCTCGTCGTCGGACTGAAGGGTAGCTATCACGGCACCATGTACGGCAGCCATGCACTGAGTGGCGATGAACTCCACCAAGCGGTCTATTCGGTCGATCGCAGATCGGTGAGGCACGTGTCGCACAGCGATGACGGGGAGGAGCTGGCGACACTGCTCTCACGCGAAGGGTCGCGGGTGGCCTCGGTCGTCGTCGAGCCCGTCCTTGGCAGCGGCGCGTACGCGCTCTCAGATGCCTTCGTGCACCGTCTTCTCGCTTTGAGGGAGGAGTACGGGTTTCTGATCGTCGCTGATGAGGTCGCGACGGGATTCGGCCGCACCGGGACGATGTTCGCTACCGACCGCTGGGCGGCCGCGCCCGACGTCCTCATCCTCTCGAAAGCACTGACGAACGGCGCGATGGGCGCCGCAGCACTCCTTGTCGGGCACCGTGTGGCCTCCGAGTTCGTCCGAGGAGGCTGGACGTTCATCCACGGCGAGACGCAGGCGGGGACACCAGGGTGTTCGGCGGCGATCGTCGCCGTCATCGAGGAGCTGCACCGCATCGACGTGGAATCGGTAACCATGTCACTGGCAGACGAGTTGTCACAGCTCACGACACGATTGGTGTCGGACGGCATCGTCACCGGGGTCACGGGACGCGGCTGCTTTCTCGGGTTGGAACTCTGCGACCAGGATGGGAATCCGCTCTCCGGTCCCGAGGTTCTTCGCGTCGTCTCCGCGGTCGCGGCGAACGGCGTCCTTGTGCAGCCGGGGCCGAGCTCCATCGAACTGATTCCGGCGTACGGGTTCACCCCCGGGGAACTCGTGGAAATGGATACCGCGGTGCGTGCGGGTGTGGCGCAGTCACGGGAGATCTCCGCATGA
- the mpaC gene encoding daptide-type RiPP biosynthesis dehydogenase, with amino-acid sequence MIADAAVTVPFLDDGNARMIDIDALASDVTTVVAIAREIVRRPPRVIVAVGGGSVLDASKLAALALANGRVFDYAVEHASRAPLTFLPDAPPPVDIVTMPTTLGTSSETNSVAILRNEHGNRLIVGRSLRPRHAIIDPCNSVTLRPTSVREGALEAFLRLAGASTSPGRSARAKSDAVTLGRALLETAARHSGSPTGRLRVARLSAATQRTAALRGPDPYGARHWYLANEVAFVLGVRKMVATAGIIAAVWRRICSGESRWGDRESLQDFWAGVTAGTGLPLDPPAGAAALVDGWGIPCPAKPTADEIGRISTATEKAWGHRQPMLRGLLAADFRDVLRDSC; translated from the coding sequence GTGATCGCTGATGCGGCCGTCACGGTTCCCTTCCTGGACGACGGCAACGCCAGGATGATCGACATCGACGCACTCGCCTCAGACGTCACGACGGTGGTAGCTATCGCGCGCGAGATCGTTCGCCGCCCTCCACGCGTCATCGTGGCAGTCGGTGGAGGGAGCGTACTCGACGCCAGCAAGCTCGCCGCGCTCGCGCTCGCCAATGGGCGGGTGTTCGACTACGCCGTCGAACATGCGTCGAGGGCGCCACTGACATTCCTGCCCGATGCTCCGCCGCCCGTCGACATCGTCACCATGCCGACTACGCTCGGCACCTCGTCGGAGACGAACAGTGTCGCCATCCTCAGAAACGAACACGGCAATCGCCTCATCGTCGGGCGCTCCCTGAGGCCGCGTCACGCCATCATCGATCCCTGCAATTCGGTCACCCTCCGGCCGACTTCGGTCAGGGAGGGAGCGCTGGAGGCGTTCCTTCGCCTGGCAGGGGCGTCGACGAGTCCGGGAAGGAGTGCGAGGGCGAAAAGCGACGCCGTCACGCTCGGTAGGGCACTCCTCGAGACCGCCGCTCGTCACTCGGGTTCCCCCACGGGAAGGTTGCGCGTCGCGCGTCTGAGCGCAGCGACCCAGCGCACCGCAGCGCTCAGGGGCCCCGACCCCTACGGCGCCCGTCATTGGTACCTGGCGAACGAAGTCGCGTTCGTGCTCGGGGTTCGCAAGATGGTCGCAACGGCTGGCATCATCGCTGCCGTGTGGCGGCGAATCTGCTCGGGTGAGTCACGCTGGGGGGATCGTGAGAGCCTCCAGGATTTCTGGGCCGGGGTCACCGCCGGGACCGGGTTGCCTCTCGATCCGCCCGCCGGCGCGGCTGCGCTCGTCGACGGGTGGGGAATCCCGTGCCCGGCGAAGCCGACGGCTGACGAGATCGGTCGCATCTCCACGGCCACCGAGAAAGCGTGGGGGCATCGCCAACCGATGCTTCGCGGACTTCTCGCGGCGGACTTCCGTGATGTGCTCCGCGATTCGTGCTAG
- the mpaA1 gene encoding MpaA1 family daptide-type RiPP: MNNGVERQICFQELDEMEAPSWESFYEGAIGALILIGIGAAAAT; encoded by the coding sequence ATGAACAACGGTGTTGAAAGGCAGATCTGCTTTCAAGAACTCGACGAAATGGAAGCCCCCAGCTGGGAGAGCTTCTATGAAGGCGCGATCGGCGCACTGATACTCATCGGAATCGGCGCAGCCGCAGCGACGTGA
- the mpaA2 gene encoding MpaA2 family daptide-type RiPP encodes MQATMPKLEFTELEAMEALNDGEDFLRGFAAGVIIGILALT; translated from the coding sequence ATGCAGGCCACGATGCCGAAGCTCGAGTTCACCGAACTCGAGGCCATGGAAGCGCTGAACGACGGCGAGGACTTCCTGCGGGGATTCGCCGCGGGCGTCATCATCGGGATTCTCGCGCTGACGTAG
- the mpaA3 gene encoding MpaA3 family daptide-type RiPP, with protein sequence MLTRSLEFQELEQIDAPLEWWEHAGYIIAIIGGAAAIAT encoded by the coding sequence ATGCTGACGAGATCGCTGGAATTCCAGGAACTCGAACAGATCGACGCACCACTCGAATGGTGGGAGCACGCGGGCTACATCATCGCCATCATCGGCGGTGCGGCAGCGATCGCAACCTGA
- the mpaM gene encoding daptide-type RiPP biosynthesis methyltransferase translates to MPGLITEAMQARLDLVGARPREQDLYEGEGTDFYERLVGPDRAEIREMLALARDAAGPVLDLAAGSGRVTIPLVRSGKRVTAIDLSDDMLAHLRRALPERSAVECIVADMRHFSLEARYELVIIGATSITLLDHEGRSLLYANVRRHLAPGGVFAFTVATGASAQSLAVPTEREIRVPGRGQDDIYLFSQQVEADGAARVVNWVRASDVTPGGEVTILTSRLQLLSHEVLARELVEAGFHEPAVSPVRTHLGAEILLLKTSWAGAWGMADGDVSD, encoded by the coding sequence ATGCCAGGACTGATCACCGAAGCCATGCAGGCGCGACTCGACCTGGTCGGGGCGCGTCCCCGGGAACAAGACCTGTACGAAGGGGAGGGCACCGACTTCTATGAGCGACTCGTCGGCCCCGACCGTGCCGAGATTCGAGAGATGCTGGCACTCGCGAGAGATGCCGCGGGGCCTGTACTCGATCTCGCCGCGGGAAGCGGGAGAGTGACGATCCCGCTGGTGAGATCCGGCAAGCGAGTCACCGCCATCGACCTTTCGGACGACATGCTCGCCCACCTGCGACGCGCCTTGCCGGAGCGGTCGGCCGTCGAGTGCATCGTCGCGGACATGCGTCACTTCTCGCTGGAGGCCCGGTACGAGCTCGTCATCATCGGCGCGACGTCCATCACCTTGCTCGATCACGAAGGAAGGTCGCTTCTCTACGCGAACGTGCGGCGTCACCTCGCCCCCGGCGGCGTCTTCGCCTTCACCGTCGCCACAGGTGCGTCTGCGCAGAGTCTCGCCGTGCCGACAGAGCGTGAGATCAGAGTCCCTGGTAGAGGCCAAGACGACATCTATCTCTTCTCCCAGCAGGTGGAAGCGGACGGCGCGGCGCGGGTGGTCAATTGGGTCCGTGCCTCAGACGTGACCCCTGGCGGCGAAGTCACCATCCTCACCAGCCGATTGCAGCTGCTCAGCCACGAGGTTCTCGCGAGAGAACTCGTCGAAGCCGGCTTCCACGAACCTGCCGTATCTCCTGTTCGAACGCACCTCGGAGCGGAGATCCTCCTTCTCAAGACGTCGTGGGCGGGGGCCTGGGGAATGGCGGATGGCGATGTTTCCGACTAG
- the mpaP gene encoding daptide biosynthesis intramembrane metalloprotease: MFPTSSLRRRKSSAPAPLTADTCPLLSTGVTFVGVGDESTGIAVLHGVPSSRVSRPVVDLLSAMDGTTSLHDLHLRFAASESSESFLQLVQRFRATGLLEGDTKLPPGRLTYRPPFTLQIATLRAAAIFGRLHRLIAPLPRRAILVSVAAVLSLGFMAAILQARELLNVVTTPMPLGAIVVLVAVLACLTLLHESAHGLTLTRYGGRSRRAGVMLFYLAPAFFVDVTDGWRLPRRRQRVEVALAGPAVHAVVAAIALTAALVAPQPVVRETLQILGLSCTAIVLVNLIPFVRFDGYIALMSALDEPNLRNRTIRDGANFLTGLLFGGRRMSKSVNTWWSVPFGLASLIAPITLVLLAVTRAVRSLAAGGPSLGMFVVALEAVVVLVGMGLLWRALHRVLRSGVSRLRFISVCAALGAIIVIAGAVIPVPMTATFGFSTEGGRVVLVHADGQTAVEVRDGTPIVLLSSGILGSRQVGEGTARPQRPEPTRVPLDALVPATAAGVSVSAVSFAEVDVSDRGGSPPEAGQARFDLGMVSLWEFLWATGVMQPLSASQNEK; this comes from the coding sequence ATGTTTCCGACTAGTTCCCTTCGGAGGAGAAAGAGCTCCGCACCAGCACCGCTCACTGCAGACACGTGTCCGCTTCTGTCGACCGGAGTCACGTTCGTGGGAGTCGGCGATGAATCGACGGGGATAGCAGTGCTGCACGGCGTGCCTTCATCCAGGGTTTCGCGGCCGGTCGTCGACCTGCTGTCGGCGATGGACGGCACGACCTCGCTTCACGATCTGCATCTGCGCTTCGCCGCATCCGAGTCCTCCGAGAGCTTCCTCCAGCTGGTCCAGCGTTTCCGCGCCACGGGGCTGCTCGAGGGCGACACCAAGCTGCCGCCCGGTCGGCTGACCTATCGGCCCCCGTTCACGCTGCAGATCGCAACCCTTCGTGCGGCCGCCATCTTCGGTCGACTGCACCGTCTGATCGCGCCCCTCCCACGCCGGGCGATCCTGGTATCCGTTGCGGCCGTGCTCAGCCTGGGGTTCATGGCGGCCATCCTTCAGGCGAGAGAGCTGCTGAACGTCGTCACCACGCCCATGCCTTTGGGGGCGATCGTGGTTCTCGTCGCCGTCCTCGCGTGCCTCACCCTGCTCCATGAGAGCGCCCACGGCCTCACACTCACGCGCTACGGCGGCAGGTCCCGGCGCGCCGGCGTCATGCTCTTCTATCTCGCTCCCGCCTTTTTCGTCGATGTGACGGATGGCTGGCGCCTGCCTCGCCGTCGGCAGCGCGTGGAAGTCGCTCTTGCCGGACCCGCCGTGCACGCCGTGGTCGCGGCGATCGCACTCACGGCGGCGCTGGTGGCTCCGCAACCGGTCGTCCGCGAGACCCTGCAGATCCTTGGTCTCTCCTGCACAGCCATCGTCCTCGTCAATCTGATCCCGTTCGTGCGGTTCGACGGGTACATCGCGCTCATGAGTGCGCTGGACGAGCCGAACCTCAGGAATCGGACGATTCGCGACGGAGCGAACTTCCTGACAGGCCTCCTCTTCGGCGGACGGCGCATGAGCAAGAGCGTGAACACGTGGTGGAGCGTGCCGTTCGGCCTCGCGAGCCTCATCGCACCGATCACGCTGGTGCTGCTCGCCGTCACACGCGCGGTCCGATCTCTGGCCGCGGGCGGACCAAGTCTCGGGATGTTCGTGGTGGCGCTGGAAGCCGTCGTCGTGCTCGTCGGGATGGGGCTTTTATGGAGGGCCCTGCACCGGGTGCTCCGGTCAGGTGTGTCGCGACTGCGCTTCATCTCGGTCTGCGCCGCGCTGGGTGCGATCATCGTGATCGCCGGAGCCGTGATCCCCGTACCGATGACCGCCACCTTCGGCTTCTCCACAGAAGGCGGTCGGGTGGTCCTTGTCCACGCCGACGGGCAAACGGCAGTGGAGGTGCGCGACGGGACCCCTATCGTGCTCTTGAGCAGCGGCATCCTGGGCAGCCGGCAGGTCGGTGAAGGAACCGCGAGACCGCAGCGACCCGAGCCCACGAGGGTGCCGCTCGATGCTCTGGTTCCCGCCACAGCGGCGGGCGTGTCGGTCTCGGCCGTGTCCTTCGCAGAAGTGGATGTATCCGACAGAGGCGGGAGCCCTCCCGAGGCCGGGCAGGCGAGGTTCGATCTCGGAATGGTGAGTCTGTGGGAGTTCCTCTGGGCCACCGGCGTGATGCAGCCACTTTCGGCATCCCAGAACGAGAAGTAG
- a CDS encoding ATP-binding cassette domain-containing protein: protein MNDHAIEVRGLTKRYGNRTAVEELSFAVPRGSIVGLLGPNGAGKSTTLRSIVGLLAPTSGDSLIDGAPFTALDNPASHVGVHMDGFGFELGITARRHLEISRLAAGASSGRVDEVLEMVGLAPDARRRVKTYSTGMAQRLGLAAALIGSPRTLILDEPANGLDPNGIRWLRRFLRGFAESGGTVLIASHQLAELEQVVDEVVVIKRRALYAGRLGDLVTSDRDSLESKYFDLVEGAPA, encoded by the coding sequence ATGAACGACCATGCGATCGAAGTCCGAGGACTCACCAAACGATATGGCAACCGAACCGCCGTCGAGGAGCTGTCGTTCGCTGTGCCGCGGGGGTCCATCGTCGGTCTGCTCGGGCCCAACGGCGCGGGCAAGTCGACGACTCTGCGCAGCATCGTGGGTCTGCTCGCGCCGACCAGCGGCGACAGCCTCATCGACGGTGCCCCGTTCACCGCCCTCGACAACCCCGCATCGCACGTCGGCGTGCACATGGACGGCTTCGGCTTCGAACTCGGGATCACCGCGAGACGGCATCTGGAGATATCCCGACTCGCGGCCGGCGCATCTTCCGGCCGCGTCGACGAGGTCCTGGAGATGGTCGGACTCGCTCCAGACGCCCGTCGCCGTGTGAAGACCTACTCGACCGGGATGGCCCAGCGACTCGGGCTCGCTGCTGCGCTCATCGGTTCTCCGCGCACTCTCATCCTCGACGAGCCGGCGAACGGGTTGGACCCCAACGGCATTCGATGGCTCCGCCGGTTCCTCCGCGGCTTCGCGGAAAGCGGCGGCACCGTCTTGATCGCCAGTCATCAACTGGCCGAACTGGAACAGGTCGTGGATGAGGTCGTCGTCATCAAGCGGCGCGCGCTCTACGCCGGGCGGCTCGGCGACCTCGTAACGAGCGACCGCGATTCTCTCGAGAGCAAGTACTTCGACCTGGTCGAAGGAGCACCCGCATGA
- a CDS encoding ABC transporter permease gives MRRAIRSEVLRAVSGLSILPVYFIALLMPLFVLFSDGSRFDVAGVEAGAATTRLLEPLAWSAIAAAFAGAYGVTREYYYGSMDRTLTGVGFRRAFTGKLVAGAFVASALSVCIFVLWTVGVHFLLAQNGLSLVLTQDAWQIYAGALLGSVLGSLVGGAIGWITRNYYVTAALVLAIPMAVEFALLRNAPELARFSPGLALAALSVPGYQDQLLEFIPALAVALAWAVGLVALAWYRRRRAVS, from the coding sequence ATGAGACGAGCCATTCGGAGCGAGGTGCTGCGCGCGGTGAGCGGCCTCTCCATTCTGCCCGTCTACTTCATCGCGCTCCTCATGCCCCTGTTCGTTCTCTTCTCCGACGGCTCCCGCTTCGATGTCGCCGGCGTCGAGGCTGGCGCTGCCACGACCCGGCTCCTGGAGCCGCTTGCCTGGTCCGCCATCGCCGCGGCGTTCGCCGGGGCATACGGTGTCACCCGCGAGTACTACTACGGCTCGATGGACAGAACGCTGACCGGCGTCGGATTTCGTCGCGCATTCACGGGAAAGCTCGTCGCCGGTGCCTTTGTCGCGAGCGCACTGTCAGTGTGCATCTTCGTGCTGTGGACGGTGGGGGTGCACTTCCTTCTCGCTCAGAACGGACTTTCGCTCGTGCTCACCCAGGATGCCTGGCAGATATATGCGGGAGCTCTGCTCGGCTCCGTGCTCGGTTCCCTCGTCGGAGGTGCCATCGGCTGGATAACACGGAACTACTACGTGACGGCGGCTCTCGTTCTCGCCATCCCGATGGCGGTGGAGTTCGCGCTGCTGCGGAACGCACCTGAGCTGGCGCGGTTCTCGCCCGGGTTGGCCCTCGCCGCGCTGAGCGTTCCCGGGTACCAGGACCAGCTGCTCGAGTTCATCCCTGCACTCGCTGTCGCGCTCGCTTGGGCTGTCGGCCTGGTCGCGCTCGCGTGGTACCGGAGACGAAGGGCCGTTTCGTGA
- a CDS encoding rhodanese-related sulfurtransferase — protein sequence MATPKIVLFYAFTPLADPDAVRVWQRDIGEALGLRGRLLISKDGINGTLGGDITVLKKWLRSFRSYAPFADADIKWSEGTGLDAEGRSLDFPKLSVKVRDEIVSFGAPGELRVDEHGVVGGGTRLTPEELHALMDERGDDVVFFDGRNALEAQIGRFRGAVVPDTETTRDFVQLLDSGAYDDLKGKPVVTYCTGGIRCEVLSSLMTARGFGEVYQLEGGIVRYGEKYGDDGLWDGSLYVFDGRGSVDFSDHARVIGECVGCGTPTKRTANCPDLSCRSQFVVCEACVAVSCAVHAA from the coding sequence GTGGCAACCCCCAAGATCGTCCTCTTCTACGCGTTCACGCCCCTCGCCGACCCCGACGCCGTGCGCGTCTGGCAGCGCGACATCGGCGAGGCGCTCGGGCTGCGCGGACGACTGCTCATCTCGAAGGACGGGATCAACGGCACTCTCGGTGGTGACATCACGGTCCTGAAGAAATGGCTCCGTTCCTTCCGCTCCTACGCGCCGTTCGCGGACGCCGACATCAAGTGGAGCGAGGGGACGGGGCTCGATGCCGAAGGCCGCAGCCTCGACTTCCCGAAGCTCAGCGTCAAGGTGCGTGACGAGATCGTGTCGTTCGGAGCCCCGGGAGAGCTGCGTGTCGACGAGCACGGCGTCGTCGGTGGAGGCACCCGCCTGACCCCGGAAGAACTGCACGCGCTGATGGACGAACGCGGCGACGACGTGGTGTTCTTCGATGGCCGCAACGCCCTCGAGGCGCAGATCGGACGGTTCCGCGGCGCGGTCGTGCCCGACACCGAGACGACCCGGGATTTCGTGCAGCTCCTCGACTCCGGCGCCTACGACGACCTGAAGGGCAAGCCGGTCGTGACCTACTGCACCGGCGGGATCCGCTGCGAGGTGCTATCGAGTCTCATGACGGCTCGCGGCTTCGGCGAGGTCTACCAGCTCGAGGGCGGCATCGTCCGCTACGGCGAGAAGTACGGCGACGACGGCCTCTGGGACGGCTCGCTGTACGTGTTCGACGGCCGTGGCTCCGTCGACTTCTCCGACCACGCGCGGGTCATCGGCGAGTGCGTCGGCTGCGGGACGCCCACCAAGCGCACCGCCAACTGCCCCGACCTCTCCTGCCGCTCGCAGTTCGTGGTGTGCGAGGCGTGCGTCGCCGTGTCCTGCGCCGTTCACGCCGCCTGA